In Erythrolamprus reginae isolate rEryReg1 chromosome 10, rEryReg1.hap1, whole genome shotgun sequence, one DNA window encodes the following:
- the LOC139173090 gene encoding cytochrome P450 1A5-like produces MTTAWIASKGMPSVSETLIFAAVFCLLLLLLKLRQRIPAGLRKLPGPSGYPLIGNLLDLGKNPHLALTQLSQKYGDVMLIHLGARPVVVLSGSETIKQALVKQGGDFAGRPDLYSFKFIGDGKTFTFGRNSEESWRLRRKLAQNALKSFGDTASPNSSTCLLEEHISKEAEYLVTKFQALMKEKESFEPFQYVVISVVNVICAMCFGKRYNHDDQELLKIVDINNDFGVVAASGNPADFFPILQYLPSQSMEAFKDLNRRFNMLMRKMVEEHYESFDKNNIRDITDSLISFCQDKKTNLNANNALEDQNIVGIVNELFGAGFDTVSTALSWCLLYLVTYPEIQRRIQEELDQVIGRERTPKQSDRAMLPYSEAFMYEMFRHSSFMPFTIPHCTTKDTALNGFYIPNDTCVFVNQWQVNHEPKLWNEPSVFNPERFLTDDGTGINRAECEKVMTFGLGRRQCIGQTIAKWEVFLFLTTLVQKLEFSLFGIEMMDTTPQYGLTMKYKKCEHFQVKTRF; encoded by the exons ATGACGACTGCGTGGATCGCAAGCAAGGGCATGCCCTCCGTCTCCGAAACCTTGATCTTCGCTGCCGTTTTCTGCCTACTGCTGCTTCTCCTCAAACTCCGGCAACGGATCCCAGCGGGATTAAGGAAGCTCCCAGGGCCGAGCGGCTACCCCTTGATCGGAAACCTCTTAGACCTGGGGAAAAACCCTCACCTGGCTTTGACCCAGCTGAGCCAGAAGTATGGCGACGTCATGCTCATTCACCTGGGCGCAAGGCCGGTGGTGGTGCTGAGCGGGTCGGAGACCATCAAGCAAGCCTTAGTGAAGCAAGGGGGAGACTTCGCCGGGCGCCCCGATCTCTACAGCTTCAAGTTCATCGGTGATGGCAAGACCTTCACCTTCGGTCGGAATTCCGAGGAGAGTTGGCGCCTCCGCCGAAAGCTGGCCCAGAACGCTCTGAAGTCCTTTGGGGACACGGCCAGCCCAAACTCCTCGACTTGCCTTCTGGAGGAACACATCTCCAAAGAAGCAGAGTACCTGGTCACCAAATTCCAGGCCctgatgaaagaaaaagagagcttCGAGCCCTTCCAGTACGTTGTCATCTCCGTGGTCAACGTCATCTGCGCCATGTGTTTCGGGAAGCGTTACAATCACGACGATCAAGAACTCCTGAAGATCGTGGACATCAACAATGATTTCGGGGTGGTGGCCGCCTCCGGGAATCCGGCCGATTTCTTCCCGATTCTCCAATATCTTCCCAGCCAAAGCATGGAAGCCTTCAAAGATCTCAACCGGAGATTCAACATGTTGATGCGGAAGATGGTGGAAGAACATTATGAGAGCTTTGATAAG AATAACATCCGAGATATCACGGATTCGCTCATCAGCTTCTGCCAGGATAAAAAAACCAACTTAAATGCCAACAATGCTCTTGAGGATCAGAACATAGTTGGTATCGTCAACGAACTCTTTGGAGCTG GATTTGATACCGTCTCTACCGCTCTGTCCTGGTGCCTTCTGTATCTGGTGACTTATCCAGAAATCCAGAGGAGAATTCAAGAAGAGCTAG ACCAAGTCATTGGAAGAGAAAGGACCCCCAAGCAGTCGGATCGTGCCATGCTCCCTTATTCTGAAGCTTTTATGTACGAGATGTTCAGGCATTCATCCTTCATGCCCTTCACAATCCCACATTG caCCACTAAAGACACAGCACTGAACGGCTTCTATATTCCAAACGATACCTGTGTGTTTGTGAACCAATGGCAAGTCAACCATGAGCC GAAACTTTGGAACGAGCCTTCCGTTTTCAACCCCGAACGATTCCTCACGGACGACGGGACAGGAATAAACCGGGCGGAATGTGAAAAAGTCATGACTTTTGGCTTGGGCAGAAGGCAGTGCATCGGACAGACCATTGCCAAATGGGAGGTGTTCCTGTTTCTGACCACTCTGGTGCAAAAGCTGGAATTCAGTCTCTTTGGCATAGAGATGATGGACACAACCCCCCAGTACGGCCTGACTATGAAATACAAGAAATGCGAACACTTCCAGGTCAAAACCCGTTTCTAG